Proteins from one Streptomyces roseifaciens genomic window:
- a CDS encoding MerR family transcriptional regulator, with translation MAWPIAEVARMSGVTARTLRHYDEIGLLPPAWIGTNGHRYYEERQLLRLQQVLVLRALGLGLPEIGRILTAQVDELKALRGHHRRLLAERDRLDALAGTVARTITELEQSRKDGTDMISISRPENLFEGIGPARCMKVLCDFPELVGAIERHTSAWSEDEIEADERERTAQMIRLADLLTTGLPADADAVQAEIDTQYRTLARIRAATAEEYRAIGRTCVENEHWYAVYESIAPGLATYQRAAIEAYATTRLS, from the coding sequence ATGGCCTGGCCGATCGCGGAGGTCGCCCGGATGTCGGGTGTGACGGCCCGGACACTGCGGCACTACGACGAGATCGGCCTTCTGCCGCCGGCCTGGATCGGCACCAACGGCCACCGCTACTACGAGGAGCGCCAACTGCTGCGGCTGCAGCAGGTCCTCGTGCTACGGGCACTGGGCCTGGGACTGCCTGAAATCGGCCGGATCCTGACCGCGCAGGTCGACGAGCTGAAGGCCCTGCGGGGCCACCACCGTCGCCTGCTCGCCGAGCGCGACCGGCTGGACGCCCTGGCCGGCACCGTCGCCCGCACGATCACCGAACTGGAGCAGTCCAGGAAGGACGGCACAGACATGATCAGCATCAGCCGACCGGAAAACCTGTTCGAGGGCATCGGGCCCGCCCGGTGTATGAAGGTCCTGTGCGACTTCCCGGAGCTGGTCGGGGCCATCGAACGGCACACCTCGGCATGGAGCGAGGACGAGATCGAGGCCGACGAGCGCGAGCGCACGGCGCAGATGATCCGGCTGGCCGACCTGCTGACCACCGGTCTGCCCGCCGACGCCGACGCGGTGCAGGCCGAGATCGACACCCAGTACCGGACGCTGGCCAGGATCCGGGCAGCCACCGCCGAGGAGTACCGCGCGATCGGGCGTACCTGCGTGGAAAACGAGCACTGGTACGCGGTGTACGAGTCGATCGCGCCGGGCCTGGCCACGTACCAGCGGGCCGCCATCGAGGCGTACGCCACGACCCGGCTGAGCTGA
- a CDS encoding amino acid permease, with amino-acid sequence MSRTTTTPPPQTEDAPQGSPLSNGLKQRHLSMIALGGVIGAGLFVGSGAGIAAAGPSIVLAYAASGLLVMFVMRMLGEMSAANPASGSFSVHADRAIGPWAGFTAGWMFWTLLVVGVAIEAIGAAHIVQGWLPGTPSWMWVLVFMAVFCGSNLAAVSNFGEFEFWFAALKIGAIALFLILGALAILGVLPGNDAPGTAHLLHDGGFLPNGMDGLLIGLLASLAAYGGLETVTIAAAESENPVSGVAKAVKTTMWRIGIVYVGSMMVIVTLLPWNDGSVTENGPYAAVLDRLGVPGGGQIMNVVVLIALLSAMNANIYGSSRMAYSLVSRGQGPKALGKVSGGVPRRAVLASSAFGFFAVLLSYWYPTTVFAWLLNMVGGVVLIVWGFIAASQLILRRRLEREAPDRLVVRMWAFPVLTWVTLAGVAGALVLMGLETDTRVQLYSTGGLALALAVVGYVQQRAAAAARSASD; translated from the coding sequence ATGAGCCGGACAACCACCACACCTCCCCCGCAGACGGAGGACGCCCCGCAGGGCTCGCCGCTGTCGAACGGACTCAAGCAGCGGCACCTGTCGATGATCGCCCTCGGCGGCGTCATCGGCGCGGGCCTCTTCGTAGGATCCGGCGCCGGCATCGCCGCCGCGGGCCCCTCGATCGTGCTCGCCTACGCCGCGTCCGGCCTCCTCGTGATGTTCGTGATGCGGATGCTCGGCGAAATGTCCGCCGCCAACCCCGCCTCCGGCTCCTTCTCCGTCCACGCCGACCGCGCGATCGGCCCGTGGGCCGGCTTCACCGCGGGCTGGATGTTCTGGACCCTGCTGGTCGTGGGCGTGGCGATCGAGGCGATCGGCGCGGCCCATATCGTCCAGGGCTGGCTCCCCGGCACCCCGTCCTGGATGTGGGTCCTGGTCTTCATGGCGGTCTTCTGCGGCAGCAACCTGGCCGCGGTCTCGAACTTCGGCGAATTCGAGTTCTGGTTCGCCGCCCTGAAGATCGGCGCCATCGCCCTGTTCCTGATCCTGGGCGCTCTCGCGATCCTGGGCGTCCTGCCCGGCAACGACGCCCCCGGCACCGCACACCTCCTGCACGACGGCGGTTTCCTGCCCAACGGCATGGACGGCCTGCTCATCGGCCTCCTGGCCTCCCTCGCCGCCTACGGCGGCCTGGAGACGGTGACCATCGCGGCCGCCGAGTCCGAGAACCCCGTCAGCGGCGTGGCCAAGGCCGTGAAGACGACCATGTGGCGGATCGGCATCGTCTACGTCGGCTCGATGATGGTGATCGTCACGCTGCTCCCGTGGAACGACGGGTCCGTCACGGAGAACGGCCCGTACGCCGCCGTGCTCGACCGCCTCGGCGTCCCCGGCGGCGGCCAGATCATGAACGTCGTCGTCCTGATCGCCCTGCTGTCCGCCATGAACGCCAACATCTACGGCTCCTCGCGCATGGCCTACTCGCTGGTCTCGCGCGGCCAGGGCCCCAAGGCGCTGGGCAAGGTCTCCGGCGGCGTGCCGCGCCGCGCGGTCCTCGCCTCCTCCGCCTTCGGCTTCTTCGCCGTCCTCCTGTCGTACTGGTACCCGACCACCGTCTTCGCCTGGCTCCTGAACATGGTCGGCGGCGTCGTCCTCATCGTCTGGGGCTTCATCGCCGCCTCCCAGCTGATCCTCCGCCGCCGCCTGGAGCGCGAGGCACCCGACCGGCTCGTGGTCCGGATGTGGGCCTTCCCGGTCCTCACCTGGGTGACACTGGCCGGCGTGGCGGGCGCCCTGGTCCTGATGGGCCTGGAAACCGACACCCGCGTCCAGCTGTACTCCACGGGCGGCCTGGCCCTGGCACTGGCCGTGGTCGGCTATGTGCAGCAGCGGGCGGCCGCGGCAGCCCGCTCTGCGAGCGACTGA
- a CDS encoding radical SAM protein, with protein sequence MTGRTHLIESLMERFPHIPREAVIKEDLLRGGMAFDDSALSDTTNEATGGIKPKSYFIFSFDHRTLPELGAAALRRPPEEIVLTGGPYELRRTVVSVRVNPASPYRVQAGPDGTLGLYLDGRRISDVGLPPMPDYYRETLPNGKSVMEVAPTIQWGYLVYLTVFRVCQYFGAKEECQYCDINHNWRQHKAAGRPYTGVKPVEEVLEALEIIDRYDTARASQAYTLTGGAITSKVAGHTEADFYGRYAQAIEERFPGRWIGKVVAQALPKADVQRFHDYGIRIYHPNFEVWDERLFQLYCPGKERYVGRAEWHRRILDSADVFGARNVIPNFVAGVEMATPDGFATVDEAIASTAEGLRFFMSHGIVPRFTTWCPEPTTPLGKLNPEGAPLEYHVRLLEVYRATLEEYGLASPPGYGPPGPGRAVFSVSSFMDSLPAMDDLPAMDDLPATDGLPAGEPETAA encoded by the coding sequence ATGACCGGCCGTACCCACCTGATCGAGAGCCTGATGGAGCGCTTCCCGCACATCCCGCGGGAAGCCGTGATCAAAGAGGACCTGCTGCGCGGAGGCATGGCCTTCGACGACTCCGCCCTCAGCGACACCACCAACGAAGCGACCGGCGGGATCAAGCCCAAGTCGTACTTCATCTTCTCCTTCGACCACCGCACCCTTCCCGAGCTCGGCGCCGCGGCCCTGCGCCGCCCGCCCGAGGAGATCGTGCTGACGGGCGGCCCCTACGAGCTGCGCCGCACGGTCGTCTCCGTGCGTGTCAACCCCGCCTCGCCCTACCGCGTGCAGGCCGGGCCGGACGGCACGCTGGGCCTCTACCTCGACGGGCGGCGGATCTCGGACGTGGGCCTGCCGCCCATGCCCGACTACTACCGCGAGACCCTCCCCAACGGGAAGTCCGTGATGGAGGTCGCCCCGACCATCCAGTGGGGCTACCTCGTCTACCTGACCGTCTTCCGCGTCTGCCAGTACTTCGGCGCCAAGGAGGAGTGCCAGTACTGCGACATCAACCACAACTGGCGCCAGCACAAGGCCGCCGGCCGCCCCTACACCGGCGTCAAGCCGGTCGAGGAGGTGCTGGAGGCGCTGGAGATCATCGACCGGTACGACACCGCGCGGGCCTCCCAGGCGTACACCCTGACCGGCGGGGCCATCACCTCCAAGGTCGCCGGGCACACCGAGGCCGACTTCTACGGCCGCTACGCCCAGGCCATCGAGGAGCGCTTCCCTGGCCGCTGGATCGGCAAGGTCGTCGCGCAGGCCCTGCCCAAGGCTGACGTGCAGCGCTTCCACGACTACGGCATCCGCATCTACCACCCCAACTTCGAGGTGTGGGACGAGCGGCTGTTCCAGCTCTACTGCCCGGGCAAGGAGCGCTACGTGGGCCGCGCCGAGTGGCACCGGCGGATCCTCGACTCCGCCGACGTCTTCGGTGCCCGCAACGTCATCCCCAACTTCGTCGCGGGCGTGGAGATGGCGACCCCGGACGGATTCGCCACCGTCGACGAGGCGATCGCGTCGACCGCGGAGGGGCTGCGGTTCTTCATGTCCCATGGCATCGTCCCCCGGTTCACCACTTGGTGCCCCGAACCGACCACGCCCCTGGGCAAGCTGAACCCGGAGGGCGCGCCGCTGGAGTACCACGTGCGGCTGCTGGAGGTGTACCGGGCGACGCTGGAGGAGTACGGCCTGGCCTCGCCGCCCGGGTACGGGCCGCCCGGACCGGGGCGGGCCGTCTTCTCGGTGAGCTCTTTCATGGACAGCCTCCCGGCGATGGACGACCTCCCGGCGATGGACGACCTCCCGGCCACGGACGGCCTCCCGGCCGGGGAACCGGAAACGGCGGCCTAG
- a CDS encoding erythromycin esterase family protein, with protein sequence MPSQPQPQPSQRSQPSDRQSSADRAPFTRWLREHATTLTTLTTLDPDAPLDDLEPLRDLIGDARVVGVGENSHFIHEFALVRRRLLRFLVERCGFTVLAFEYGFSEAFALDTWVGGAGPDDDLERLTGAALPMGMQEPLHSLRLHNRTAARPVRFAGIDIPAAGGSLLPALHPVADHLLEADPESLPLAETAIGIAGRFAGESGAAAAPAWARLDATEQDALTAALARLLVRFRATEPLQVARTGRYAYEVALRRLEAASQADYTIRAMAALFAGTGLPADTSSREIYMAGSVLWHLERAEPDARVVLMAHNGHLQKEPVAFDGYPTALPMGQFLHRALGDDYFALGVSCVGGRTAEMRLEEGARFGFTVDDTELEAPEPGSIEAAFAGAVPAGAIGLAGLRSAPRGDGMPDRTRIQSAYMHTQVSDAFDGMLCVPSSRVADGIDI encoded by the coding sequence ATGCCTTCTCAGCCCCAGCCTCAGCCTTCTCAGCGCTCTCAGCCTTCGGACCGTCAGTCGTCCGCCGACCGCGCCCCGTTCACCCGCTGGCTGCGCGAACACGCCACCACCCTGACCACCCTGACCACCCTCGACCCCGACGCCCCGCTCGATGACCTGGAGCCGCTGCGGGACCTCATCGGTGACGCCCGCGTCGTCGGCGTCGGCGAGAACTCGCACTTCATCCACGAATTCGCCCTCGTGCGCCGGCGCCTCCTGCGCTTCCTCGTCGAGCGCTGCGGCTTCACCGTCCTCGCCTTCGAGTACGGATTCAGCGAAGCCTTCGCCCTCGACACCTGGGTCGGGGGCGCCGGCCCGGACGACGACCTCGAACGGCTCACCGGAGCGGCGCTCCCCATGGGCATGCAGGAACCCCTGCACTCGCTGCGCCTGCACAACCGCACGGCGGCCCGGCCCGTACGCTTCGCCGGCATCGACATCCCGGCCGCGGGCGGCTCGCTGCTGCCCGCGCTGCACCCGGTCGCCGACCACCTCCTCGAGGCCGACCCCGAGTCGCTGCCGCTGGCGGAGACGGCCATCGGCATCGCCGGGCGGTTCGCCGGCGAGTCGGGCGCCGCCGCGGCGCCCGCGTGGGCTCGCCTGGACGCCACCGAGCAGGACGCCCTCACGGCCGCCCTCGCCCGCCTCCTCGTCCGCTTCCGCGCCACCGAGCCCCTGCAGGTCGCCCGCACCGGGCGGTACGCCTACGAGGTCGCCCTCCGGCGCCTGGAGGCCGCCTCCCAGGCGGACTACACCATCCGGGCGATGGCCGCCCTCTTCGCCGGCACCGGGCTCCCGGCCGACACCTCGTCCCGCGAGATCTACATGGCCGGGTCCGTCCTGTGGCACCTGGAACGCGCCGAGCCGGACGCCCGCGTCGTGCTGATGGCCCACAACGGCCACCTCCAGAAGGAGCCCGTCGCCTTCGACGGATACCCGACGGCCCTGCCCATGGGCCAGTTCCTCCACCGCGCCCTCGGTGACGACTACTTCGCCCTGGGGGTGTCGTGCGTCGGCGGCCGCACGGCGGAGATGCGGCTGGAGGAGGGTGCCCGGTTCGGCTTCACCGTCGACGACACGGAGCTGGAGGCGCCCGAGCCGGGAAGCATCGAGGCCGCCTTCGCCGGTGCCGTTCCGGCCGGCGCCATCGGTCTCGCGGGGCTGCGCTCGGCACCCCGGGGCGACGGCATGCCCGACCGGACCCGGATACAGAGCGCGTACATGCACACGCAGGTGTCCGACGCCTTCGACGGGATGCTCTGCGTCCCGTCCTCCCGGGTGGCCGACGGCATCGACATCTGA
- a CDS encoding cytidine deaminase, which translates to MTPDLDHELIAVAAELAATRAKGDVHTMAAAVRNRDGRIATGLNVYHFTGGPCAELVAVGAAAAAGSYDLTTVVAVGSDNRGVMPPCGRCRQVLFDYFPGIEVIVRTGTGTGDDTDALRAVPVRELLPHAYGFAERNP; encoded by the coding sequence GTGACACCTGATCTTGATCACGAGCTGATCGCGGTGGCGGCGGAGCTCGCCGCCACCCGCGCCAAGGGCGACGTGCACACCATGGCGGCGGCCGTCCGCAACCGGGACGGCCGCATCGCCACGGGCCTCAACGTCTACCACTTCACCGGCGGCCCGTGCGCCGAGCTCGTGGCCGTCGGGGCGGCCGCGGCCGCGGGCTCCTACGACCTCACCACCGTCGTCGCCGTCGGCAGCGACAACCGGGGCGTCATGCCGCCGTGCGGCCGCTGCCGCCAGGTCCTCTTCGACTACTTCCCGGGGATCGAGGTCATCGTCAGGACGGGAACGGGCACAGGTGACGACACCGACGCCTTGCGCGCGGTGCCGGTGCGCGAACTGCTGCCGCACGCCTACGGTTTCGCCGAGCGCAACCCGTAA
- a CDS encoding DUF1876 domain-containing protein, producing the protein MTTEKIVESPIDMEFREAGALTQAAVRLHMHDGTDFTAVGRSNRNPADPSQQRVGEEVAAARALRDLSEQLLDKAGVDIEETTHTPTRLSH; encoded by the coding sequence ATGACCACGGAGAAGATCGTCGAAAGCCCCATCGACATGGAGTTCCGCGAGGCCGGCGCGCTGACGCAGGCGGCGGTACGGCTGCACATGCACGACGGCACGGACTTCACTGCGGTCGGGAGGAGCAACCGCAACCCCGCCGACCCCTCCCAGCAGCGCGTCGGCGAGGAGGTCGCGGCGGCACGCGCGCTGCGCGACCTGTCCGAGCAACTGCTGGACAAGGCGGGGGTGGACATCGAGGAGACCACGCACACCCCGACGCGCCTGAGCCACTGA
- a CDS encoding HIT family protein: protein MDEAACIFCAIAGGGTAAHRVFEDGTAVAFLDSRPLFPGHVLVVPRRHAETLTDLSADEVGPFFARVQRIAGAVERGTGAAGSFVAANNRVSQSVPHFHVHVVPRNRKDGLRGFFWPRGRYASDEEAAEVAARVREALEAG from the coding sequence ATGGACGAGGCTGCCTGCATCTTCTGTGCGATCGCCGGAGGCGGGACGGCCGCCCACCGGGTCTTCGAGGACGGGACGGCGGTCGCCTTCCTGGACTCGAGGCCGCTCTTCCCCGGTCACGTGCTGGTGGTGCCCCGGCGGCACGCCGAGACGCTCACCGACCTCTCCGCGGACGAGGTGGGGCCGTTCTTCGCCCGGGTGCAGCGGATCGCAGGGGCCGTGGAGCGCGGGACGGGTGCCGCCGGGTCGTTCGTCGCCGCGAACAACCGGGTGAGCCAGTCGGTGCCCCACTTCCACGTGCACGTCGTGCCGCGCAACCGCAAGGACGGCCTGCGCGGCTTCTTCTGGCCCCGGGGGCGCTACGCGTCGGACGAGGAGGCGGCGGAGGTGGCGGCGCGCGTGCGGGAGGCGCTGGAGGCCGGCTGA
- a CDS encoding DUF72 domain-containing protein, whose translation MPLHVGTSGWQYKDWRGVLYPDGCPQRLWLEEYASRFATVENNNAFYRLPPPGTFGDWHDRTPADFVMAVKASRYLTHIKRLRDPQEPVGRLMRHAAALGDRLGPVLLQLPPTLRADPGLLDTALGCFPDGVRVAVEPRHDSWWTDEVRAVLRGHGAALCWADHGSRPITPLWRTAPWGYVRFHSGRARPWPRYGRAALASWAGRIADTWPDRAHVYAYFNNDPGGAAVHDAVAFARTAARLGRTVSRTPDTHA comes from the coding sequence ATGCCCCTCCACGTCGGCACCTCGGGCTGGCAGTACAAGGACTGGCGCGGCGTCCTCTACCCGGACGGCTGCCCGCAGCGGCTGTGGCTGGAGGAGTACGCGAGTCGGTTCGCCACCGTCGAGAACAACAACGCCTTCTACCGGCTGCCGCCGCCCGGGACCTTCGGCGACTGGCACGACCGCACCCCCGCGGACTTCGTCATGGCGGTCAAGGCCAGCCGCTACCTGACCCACATCAAACGCCTCCGCGACCCACAGGAGCCGGTCGGGCGGCTGATGCGGCACGCCGCCGCGCTCGGCGACCGGCTCGGCCCCGTCCTGCTCCAGCTGCCGCCCACCCTGCGCGCCGACCCCGGCCTCCTGGACACCGCGCTGGGCTGCTTCCCCGACGGCGTCCGCGTGGCCGTCGAGCCCCGCCACGACTCCTGGTGGACCGACGAGGTCCGCGCCGTGCTGCGGGGCCACGGCGCCGCACTGTGCTGGGCCGACCACGGTTCCCGGCCCATCACCCCGCTGTGGCGGACGGCCCCCTGGGGATACGTGCGCTTCCACAGCGGGCGAGCCCGGCCCTGGCCGCGCTACGGCCGGGCGGCGCTCGCGAGCTGGGCCGGGCGCATCGCCGACACCTGGCCCGACCGGGCCCACGTCTACGCCTACTTCAACAACGACCCCGGGGGAGCGGCCGTCCACGACGCGGTCGCCTTCGCCCGTACCGCCGCCCGCCTGGGGCGCACGGTGAGCCGCACTCCGGATACGCACGCCTGA
- a CDS encoding serine/threonine-protein kinase — translation MDGEQQRHRLLAGRYRLIDQLGSGGMGVVWRAVDELLDREVAAKEVRAPEHLREHDVRVLYARLKQEARAAARVSHPNVITVHDVVEQEGRPWIVMELVRGRSLAEILQHEGVLTPKEAAKVGSMVLQALRSAHSSGVLHRDVKPANVLLEPSGRVVLTDFGIALVEGSGTLTRTGDLVGSPDYLAPERALGQRPGTPSDLWSLGATLYAAVEGVSPFRRTSALSTLHAVVQDELPTPRRAGPLIPLLEGLLRKDPQTRMGSTEAQRLLDAVASGRTLTQPDLAGPEPAGYVPTARATPTPQPPPPTDPRTTYGSGYAYGSGARPHGGPAPSGARAGTPSAAPGGRSPGPPVGTPSGTPSGTPSGAPAGMPSGTPGGAVRSPAYGYPVPAPGLAHAPFPTPTPVPNPAPNPAPNPVPNLAPNPAPASAPGPAPAPGPGTPRRGWPVYLGPLLALLLIVGGTVAGVLAAGGPGNQDDGHQPGGGTTGTARPPDNSPTPDGSGGTGESGEPGTPSPHPSPSGHATDPATTYPTTEPTKNPPGTCNGGWVTKCATR, via the coding sequence GTGGACGGCGAGCAGCAGCGACATCGCTTACTGGCCGGGCGGTACCGGCTCATCGACCAACTGGGCAGCGGCGGCATGGGCGTGGTCTGGCGCGCCGTCGACGAGCTCCTCGACCGGGAGGTCGCCGCCAAGGAGGTCCGGGCCCCGGAGCACCTGCGCGAGCACGACGTCCGCGTCCTCTACGCACGCCTGAAGCAGGAGGCCCGCGCAGCCGCCCGCGTCAGCCACCCCAACGTGATCACCGTCCACGACGTGGTCGAGCAGGAGGGCCGCCCGTGGATCGTCATGGAGCTCGTCCGCGGCCGGTCGCTCGCCGAGATCCTGCAGCACGAGGGCGTGCTCACGCCCAAGGAGGCAGCCAAGGTCGGCTCGATGGTGCTGCAGGCCCTGCGCAGCGCGCACTCCTCCGGCGTCCTGCACCGTGACGTCAAACCGGCCAACGTCCTGCTGGAGCCCAGCGGACGGGTCGTGCTGACCGACTTCGGCATCGCCCTCGTGGAGGGCTCCGGCACCCTCACCCGCACCGGCGACCTCGTCGGCTCGCCCGACTACCTGGCGCCCGAGCGCGCCCTGGGACAGCGGCCCGGCACCCCGTCGGACCTGTGGTCGCTGGGCGCCACGCTGTACGCGGCGGTCGAGGGAGTCTCGCCCTTCCGCCGTACGTCGGCGCTCAGCACCCTGCACGCCGTCGTCCAGGACGAACTGCCCACACCGCGGCGCGCCGGGCCCCTCATCCCGCTCCTCGAAGGGCTCCTCCGCAAGGACCCGCAGACCCGCATGGGATCGACCGAGGCACAGCGCCTGCTGGACGCCGTCGCCTCCGGCCGGACGCTCACGCAGCCCGACCTGGCGGGCCCGGAGCCCGCCGGATACGTACCCACTGCGCGCGCCACGCCCACCCCGCAGCCTCCTCCGCCCACCGACCCCAGGACCACCTACGGCTCGGGCTACGCGTACGGCTCCGGAGCCCGCCCGCACGGGGGGCCGGCGCCGTCGGGCGCACGCGCGGGGACGCCGTCGGCCGCACCCGGAGGGAGGTCGCCCGGCCCACCTGTCGGGACGCCGTCCGGCACACCTTCCGGGACCCCATCCGGCGCGCCCGCCGGGATGCCGTCCGGCACGCCCGGTGGTGCAGTCAGGAGCCCGGCCTACGGATATCCGGTGCCCGCACCAGGACTGGCGCACGCCCCTTTCCCGACGCCGACTCCCGTTCCGAACCCCGCCCCGAACCCCGCCCCGAACCCGGTTCCGAACCTGGCCCCGAACCCGGCGCCTGCCTCAGCCCCCGGCCCGGCCCCGGCCCCCGGCCCCGGCACCCCGCGTCGCGGCTGGCCCGTTTACCTTGGCCCGCTGCTGGCGCTGCTCCTCATCGTGGGCGGCACCGTGGCCGGGGTCCTTGCCGCCGGCGGGCCGGGGAATCAGGACGACGGACATCAGCCGGGCGGCGGGACCACGGGGACCGCGCGCCCTCCGGACAACTCCCCTACGCCCGACGGCTCGGGCGGTACCGGTGAGTCCGGCGAACCGGGGACGCCCTCGCCGCACCCCAGCCCGTCGGGCCACGCGACGGACCCTGCGACGACCTATCCCACCACCGAACCCACGAAGAACCCGCCCGGTACGTGCAACGGGGGCTGGGTCACGAAGTGCGCAACACGCTGA
- a CDS encoding DUF6777 domain-containing protein — protein sequence MGEAGAFPFTEHPDTDLRNVVSASPGGGEWQGDARGAFGGVQGTTRCDKASLIKQITEDPDKARAWAAVKKIDEGSIGEYINKLTETYLEFDTLVKNHDFRDGEAAEYLSVLQKGVLVLVDDYTAPAVKCNCGNPLEEPDRAVDVKEASYSGTRWKSFSTTEVTVIKARTKEQGPVKQLPLVDPFQGEKAFDRSVGSDGSKDSKPFRWDPPKTRPTPGTGGTSVPSGGQGKSSSPAAGSPGAGSPGAGSSGPGSSGAGSGDPSGGSSAQGVPGSGSPSGASAGSGTGGSSQSRKPGSAVPGTGRPTPSRTKPPVTTPSRAVVPPTTSKPVTPTATRPVVPASPKPVTPTAAKPVTPTAARPVTPTAVKPVTPTAVRPVTPTAVRPVTPTAAKPVTPTAAKPVTPTAARPVAPTAAKPVAPTAARPVAPTAAKPVPPTAAKPDAPTHRPPATGPKPPPATHAPAPQPS from the coding sequence GTGGGGGAAGCCGGAGCCTTCCCGTTCACCGAACACCCGGACACCGACCTGCGGAACGTCGTCTCCGCCTCCCCCGGCGGGGGCGAGTGGCAGGGCGACGCGCGGGGCGCGTTCGGCGGGGTCCAGGGCACCACGCGGTGCGACAAGGCCTCGCTGATCAAGCAGATCACCGAGGACCCCGACAAGGCCCGGGCCTGGGCGGCGGTGAAGAAGATCGACGAGGGCAGCATCGGCGAGTACATCAACAAACTCACCGAGACCTACCTGGAGTTCGACACGCTCGTCAAGAACCACGACTTCCGGGACGGCGAGGCGGCCGAATACCTGTCGGTGCTGCAGAAGGGCGTGCTCGTCCTCGTGGACGACTACACCGCGCCCGCCGTCAAGTGCAACTGCGGCAATCCGCTGGAGGAGCCGGACCGCGCGGTGGACGTGAAGGAGGCGTCGTACTCGGGCACCCGCTGGAAGTCGTTCTCCACCACGGAGGTCACCGTCATCAAGGCCCGCACCAAGGAACAGGGCCCGGTGAAGCAACTGCCGCTGGTCGACCCGTTCCAGGGCGAAAAGGCCTTCGACCGCAGCGTCGGCAGTGACGGGAGCAAGGACAGCAAGCCCTTCCGGTGGGATCCGCCGAAGACGCGCCCCACTCCGGGCACGGGCGGGACCTCGGTGCCGTCCGGCGGTCAGGGCAAGTCCTCGTCCCCGGCGGCCGGTTCGCCCGGTGCGGGTTCGCCCGGCGCGGGCTCGTCCGGCCCGGGTTCGTCCGGCGCCGGGTCCGGGGATCCGTCGGGCGGTTCCTCGGCGCAGGGAGTCCCGGGCAGCGGGTCGCCCTCGGGGGCAAGTGCCGGGTCCGGCACGGGCGGTTCGTCGCAGTCGCGCAAGCCGGGCAGCGCGGTACCCGGAACGGGTCGGCCGACGCCCTCGCGGACCAAGCCTCCGGTCACCACCCCGTCGAGGGCGGTCGTACCGCCCACGACGTCCAAGCCGGTGACGCCGACCGCCACCAGGCCGGTCGTGCCGGCCTCGCCCAAGCCCGTGACACCGACGGCGGCCAAGCCGGTGACGCCCACGGCTGCCCGCCCGGTGACGCCCACTGCGGTGAAACCGGTGACGCCCACGGCTGTGCGCCCCGTGACGCCTACCGCCGTGCGCCCTGTGACGCCCACGGCGGCAAAGCCGGTGACACCGACCGCCGCCAAGCCGGTGACCCCGACCGCAGCCAGGCCCGTAGCCCCCACGGCCGCCAAGCCCGTCGCACCCACCGCGGCCAGGCCCGTGGCGCCGACCGCCGCCAAGCCCGTCCCCCCGACCGCCGCCAAACCCGACGCGCCCACGCATCGCCCACCGGCCACCGGGCCGAAACCCCCGCCGGCCACCCACGCACCTGCACCCCAACCCTCCTGA